The following are from one region of the Salvia splendens isolate huo1 chromosome 2, SspV2, whole genome shotgun sequence genome:
- the LOC121781417 gene encoding autophagy-related protein 18g-like — protein sequence MKKGKGKTGKLLPNSLRIISSCIKTVSTNASTAVRSAGASVAASISNPGDDRKEQVLWAGFDKLELSATSIRCVLLLGYLKGFQVFDVEDASGLSELVSKRDGPVTFLQMLPTPANCDGTGKYKSSHPILVVVGGNEDERIPSAQFTGQGNGRYGPTETSFGSLIEPPTAVRFYSMKLNEYVKVVDFKSAVFMVRCSSRGVAIGLEEQIYCFDNLTLEKKFIVITYPVPRVGEQGSFGINTGYGPMALGSRWLAYPPNRPFLLTTGRVSPKSLASSVSPSTSPGSGTIMARYAVESSKHLAAGLLTLGDMGYKKFSKYYPELVPENASGSPGWKAGKLAASEPESAGVIVVKDLVCSEVIAQFRAHTSPILALCFDPSGTLLVTASVHGNNMNIFRIMPSHKCGGSGSSDWSTSYVHLYKLYRGITSAVIQDICFSHYSQWIAIVSARGTCHIFVLSPFGGDEGFHTLHKPGQGTSLFLASTRPWWFTPSFTVNEKPSLSPPPCTISVITRIKCSDSGIINSVSNVAASMVGKLWVPSGAVAAIFHNSNSIGSLDVKSTGTSLEHLLVFTPSGFVVQHEFLSSMGPELIGTRTESLSAPQTNPQNEELRVKVEPIQWWDVCRRLDNMEREECISGSIFDGLDDAEIDEDSKMVFRENASAGDKKLAKSDSLKSLDRSHWYLSNAEVHINSGRIPIWQKSKMHFHVMESPLAECYPGGEFEIEMASSHELEIRHKDLLPIFDNFPRARSGWNDRSIPSDGKYLSASVNNSKQKTNEASIIFHSKLPSFSSTESSEGGSSRRMENLLDLDHMSFDRSPIVVGHAESKTSVKGCMPIIPCPSQNTCNGNLLLDNAAISRSSSLGNEMQLLNVDNPDSDTDIVMPSRNDVTVDFAPLFKEGYYNKPELPDHRQSTEVITHEANSGDNTHEEEKLEDEEGPQEEGWIGGMFDFSEDC from the exons ATgaagaaaggcaaggggaaGACCGGCAAATTGCTGCCTAATTCTTTGAGGATTATCTCGTCTTGTATCAAAACGGTGTCGACTAATGCTAGCACCGCTGTGCGCTCCGCCGGAGCATCCGTCGCCGCCTCCATTTCCAACCCAGGAGACGATCGGAAAGAGCAG GTTTTGTGGGCTGGCTTTGACAAATTAGAGCTCAGTGCAACTTCCATCAGATGTGTCCTATTACTTGGTTATCTGAAAGGTTTTCAGGTCTTCGATGTTGAGGATGCCTCTGGCTTAAGTGAACTGGTATCTAAGCGTGATGGACCAGTTACCTTCTTACAGATGCTTCCAACTCCTGCAAATTGTGATGGTACAGGAAAGTATAAATCATCACATCCTATACTGGTGGTGGTTGGTGGGAATGAGGATGAAAGAATCCCATCAGCTCAGTTTACTGGTCAAGGCAATGGTAGATATGGTCCGACAGAAACATCGTTTGGGAGCCTGATAGAACCCCCTACTGCTGTTCGGTTTTACTCAATGAAGTTGAATGAATATGTAAAGGTTGTTGACTTCAAATCAGCAGTATTCATGGTTAGATGCAGCTCCCGAGGCGTAGCTATTGGTCTCGAAGAACAA ATTTACTGCTTTGACAACCTTACTCTTGAGAAGAAATTTATAGTTATAACCTATCCTGTACCGCGAGTTGGAGAGCAAGGATCATTTGGAATCAACACAGGCTATGGTCCAATGGCTTTGGGTTCAAGGTGGTTGGCTTATCCCCCTAATCGCCCGTTCCTGTTAACTACAGGAAGGGTGAGTCCAAAAAGCCTTGCCTCCAGTGTAAGTCCATCAACATCTCCAGGTAGTGGCACCATAATGGCTCGTTATGCAGTCGAGTCTAGCAAACACTTAGCTGCAGGATTGCTCACCCTGGGGGATATGGGATACAAGAAATTTTCTAAGTATTATCCAGAGTTGGTTCCTGAGAATGCTAGTGGTTCTCCTGGCTGGAAAGCTGGAAAACTAGCAGCATCTGAACCTGAGAGTGCCGGAGTG ATTGTTGTGAAGGACCTTGTTTGCTCAGAAGTTATAGCACAATTTAGGGCTCATACAAGTCCAATATTGGCTTTGTGTTTTGACCCAAGTGGAACCCTTCTGGTTACGGCTTCTGTACATGGAAATAACATGAACATCTTTAGGATCATGCCTTCCCATAAATGTGGGGGATCAGGATCCAGTGACTGGAGCACTTCCTATGTGCACCTTTACAAGCTTTATCGTGGCATAACAAGTGCA GTCATCCAGGATATTTGCTTTAGTCATTACAGCCAGTGGATTGCTATTGTATCAGCAAGAGGAACTTGCCATATCTTTGTTCTGTCTCCCTTTGGAGGAGATGAAGGTTTTCATACTTTACATAAACCTGGGCAAGGCACCTCTCTGTTTTTAGCTTCCACTCGACCATGGTGGTTTACGCCATCTTTTACTGTTAATGAGAAGCCTTCTTTGTCTCCACCTCCTTGCACCATATCTGTCATCACCAGGATAAAGTGCAGTGACTCTGGGATAATTAATTCAGTAAGCAATGTTGCTGCCTCAATGGTGGGTAAGTTATGGGTGCCTTCTGGAGCTGTTGCTGCGATCTTTCATAATTCTAACTCTATTGGTTCTCTGGATGTTAAGTCAACTGGTACCTCGCTGGAGCATTTATTAGTGTTTACGCCATCAGGCTTTGTGGTTCAGCATGAATTTTTATCCTCAATGGGCCCTGAACTGATTGGGACTAGAACTGAATCTTTGTCAGCCCCACAAACCAACCCTCAAAATGAGGAGTTAAGGGTGAAAGTAGAACCCATTCAATGGTGGGATGTATGCCGAAGATTGGATAACATGGAAAGAGAGGAGTGCATTTCTGGCAGTATCTTTGATGGACTGGATGATGCAGAAATTGATGAGGATTCCAAAATGGTTTTCCGGGAGAATGCAAGTGCTGGTGACAAGAAACTTGCTAAGTCTGATTCTCTGAAGTCACTAGATAGATCTCACTGGTATTTGTCAAACGCAGAAGTACATATAAACTCTGGCAGGATACCAATATGGCAAAAGTCAAAG ATGCATTTCCACGTAATGGAATCTCCACTAGCAGAATGTTATCCAGGTGGGGAGTTTGAAATTGAGATGGCTTCTTCACATGAGCTTGAAATACGGCATAAAGACTTGTTGCCAATATTTGACAATTTTCCTAGAGCAAGATCTGGCTGGAATGACAG GTCTATACCTTCCGATGGAAAATACCTTAGTGCTTCTGTGAATAATTCTAAGCAAAAGACTAATGAAGCAAGTATTATTTTTCATTCAAAGCTACCCTCTTTTAGCTCTACAGAAAGCTCAGAAGGAG GGTCATCCAGACGAATGGAGAATTTGCTTGATTTGGATCACATGAGCTTTGACAGATCTCCGATTGTTGTTGGTCATGCTGAGAGTAAGACCAGTGTCAAGGGGTGTATGCCAATTATTCCATGTCCTTCACAAAACACCTGCAATGGAAATCTTCTTTTGGATAATGCTGCAATCAGTAGGTCATCCTCACTGGGGAATGAGATGCAGTTGCTGAATGTTGACAATCCCGACTCAGACACAGACATCGTTATGCCTTCGAGGAACGATGTAACTGTAGATTTTGCTCCGTTATTTAAGGAAGGGTACTATAACAAGCCAGAGCTTCCCGATCATCGGCAGTCAACTGAAGTTATAACGCATGAGGCAAATTCTGGTGATAACACGCATGAAGAGGAGAAGTTGGAGGACGAGGAAGGGCCTCAAGAGGAAGGTTGGATTGGAGGGATGTTCGATTTCTCTGAAGACTGCTAA